GATTTGACTGTTCCCCAACTGTTTTCATCTGTTGTATTGAGATATGAGAGAAAAATACCGTTAACGAACACTGATACTGCATTGCTCTTTCGAATATTGTAGGCTTCAAAACTGATTGTTTCACCAGCAGTGAAAGGCACATTGTCCGATCTGAAGCTATATCCGATTTCATTTATATAAGCGCTGTCCGATTCACTGAAATATCCATATTCAATCGTTGATGGGAGTTCCACCAATTCAGTTGACACCGGCTTGTTCACCCAAACCGGACTCGACCAGGCAAAACGATCATTCCAATTTCCGAAAGAGATTACCCTCAAATAGTAAAATGAACTCCGCACATACGAAGAATCCCGGTAGGAAAAGTTCATTGATGAACTGCCTCCCTCGAAATCAAGAGGAATTATATGATAAATCAGACCATCAAATTTTATAATCTCGACTCCTTTGATTGGAGTATGGGAGAGCACACTTCCACTGATTAACGGGATAGAATCGGATTGAATCTCTGAACCCATCCATTCCCCGTTCACCTTAAACTTAACTATCGTTCTATGATCTGTAGTTGCGAATACTCTACGGTCCTCAAGCGCAGCAAACAGTGATTCCCTGGTAAGGGTATCTGCGTAAATACCGGTTAAGCCCGTGCCTCTGGAGGTCGAGTCAAGGGCAGTTGCAGCCCACATCCATCCGTTTCCCGGATAGCCATAATGACCGTCGCTGGAGGCTAAAATGCCCATTTTATGGCCCATTGCGAGTGCGTCTCGGACATAGTGCCCGGCTGCCCTTCCTGCTGCAGTTAAGTCATCAAGTGGATTTAAGAGAAATTCATTTGCTGCGTGCTGGGAATATAT
Above is a window of Candidatus Neomarinimicrobiota bacterium DNA encoding:
- a CDS encoding T9SS type A sorting domain-containing protein, with protein sequence IYSQHAANEFLLNPLDDLTAAGRAAGHYVRDALAMGHKMGILASSDGHYGYPGNGWMWAATALDSTSRGTGLTGIYADTLTRESLFAALEDRRVFATTDHRTIVKFKVNGEWMGSEIQSDSIPLISGSVLSHTPIKGVEIIKFDGLIYHIIPLDFEGGSSSMNFSYRDSSYVRSSFYYLRVISFGNWNDRFAWSSPVWVNKPVSTELVELPSTIEYGYFSESDSAYINEIGYSFRSDNVPFTAGETISFEAYNIRKSNAVSVFVNGIFLSYLNTTDENSWGTVKSLIIPMNLVDSVNVIRFENTDALLNNEISEWGVRNIEPSSPIIGISPGGTSVIRSYELKQNFPNPFNPITTIEYSLETRSDISLIIFNLNGQEVARLVDEEKGAGKHSVKWDASDLASGIYFYRLQANPTSVLRAGNFVRTKKMVLLK